The Penaeus vannamei isolate JL-2024 chromosome 23, ASM4276789v1, whole genome shotgun sequence DNA window aaattttttgacatctttatcacctctctttactttcaactttttgtagtgtcctctcgttcttcttgtggtcaagatcaaaaagtcatctttatctatcttcactcttcctataatacagttgaacagcataatcaagtccccccttttccttcttaaaTACGCAATTTCTATTCATGTAAGCAATAATTATACTCTAATATCATATAGGGATCATTCCTGAGATAAAGCAATAAAACAAGTTTTATGgtcatttattatttacttagggattatatatttataaaaaaaatatcttgaaaCACTACAGTCTTGGTATACAGAATCATAACAGTGTGATGTTctgatataaaaaacaaaacaaaaacatactacTATCACTGAATACTGCAGTCAAATATTCATTCTGAATTCATAATAAAAAGTAGATCTACTCTTATTTCTTTACTTAAATTAGTAACTCTTGTCTTGTCATGAAGTTCAAAACTTTCATTATCTTACATTATCTTTTCCCtatatttttcacttttaaaaCTGCATATAGTTTGGAGTAGCATCTCAGTATATGTAGCTATGCCCAATGTTTATGCATACTAAAATAAAAAATGGTTTCCGTCATTTTCTCAACTATACAGAATTTTGCTCTATACAGAATTTTTTTCtacactcattcctttctctcattatcatgtGAACCTAAAACTTTATCCACTAAAATCCTTAGAGTATGAGGTTGCTTATCACGAATTGTGTCACAGTCATGGTTTTATGGGAAGAAGATATAAACacaatgtatatttatgaaaTCAAGTTTTTCTTCTGAGAAAAATAGGCATCTCTCTGTTTCCATCAATCTTTCAAATTACTTAAATCTGGTTAGGCCTACCACTCTGTACATACACAACTTCATGTAGAATGAAGTCATTTACATCCATAGGTTTGAAAATATCTTAGCCTCTATATACATAGCAATATACAAGTAATCTTGGATTATCAATTaaaaattacaaacaaataaCATCATAGTATTCTGAAATACTATGTATAGAATAAACATAAATTACAATATAATAAAGCTAATATATATCAGTATTACTATATAGACATTAGCATAAATAAATGTAGTTATGAGAAATCTGTACAGATCATGCATTCATAATAGTGTGTGCATTAACCACCATTGATACATCCAGCTTTAAATGTACTTAAAGGTATAAAGGTATGGCAGTAGGCACTGTACCTCTGacaactttttatctatttttttttttttaaatatgatgtGAAGGTGGTGAAAAAGGCAATAGAACAAGctgcattataatcatcattacattaaCTTCAAAGATATCCATAGCTTCTCCTTATATAATTATCAAATCTTTAACAAATTCAATATCTCTTTTATAAAGGGGTACAACACAAGCAGAATGACTTTCTTAACACTTAAAAGTCTTCTCATACAGTTTATTTATGAGATGAATTTGATAAATTAAATGTCCTTCAAAAATATTTTATTCAAAAGATATGAATCTTGTTTATGAATTTCAAATTGACTAATCTATGAATGTGATACTCagcattattattaactattttcCTCAACAAACAAAACTTGCTATCTGCCAGTGACCTATATAACTGGTTTAAATTATTTAGATATTGTGCACAGGTATATGGTAGATAatagcatatacacaaataccaaTTGCAACTGTATGttgtgttagaaaaaaaaaaataaataaaataataataatgtatcatTAGAGCTAAACATCAGTAATCAAATATGAAAAGATCATATGGTCATGTATTTTATCAATGATAGGAAATAGATCAACTATATTTACACTTGCATCAatgtctctccttcattttcaccGTCATATTATACAGACAGTACATTTAAAGAACACTAAATACATGATCATGACTTTCTACAACTGGCTGTGATagtaacataaataaagaaaatgattactTGATCACGCGATCGACATGTATTTTCATATTCCATTATCCAATCAGCTAATCACAATTttaaagtaaatgtatatatccaatgtatatcattatatataaaatttgcttgtgtgtgtgtgtgtgtgtgtgtgtgtgtgtgtgtgtgtgtgtgtgtgtgtgtgtgtgtgtgtgtgtgtgtgtgtgtgtgtgtgtgtgtgtgtgtgcgtgtgcgtgtgtgcgtgtgatataactgtaaaatatcaataataggaTGATTTGTCAGTATTTTACAAGTGACATGATTAAAGAAATAGTTTTGACCAGTATGACCAGATATTGTTTATGACATTATAGTGCTTAACAGTAACCCATATATTTCATAAGTATCATAAGCCATTATGGAATAAAGATCTAACAAAaggtaaagatattattattgtctctgATGAGGTCAGAACATTTACATATTATTGTTTATACATTATTGAATACCCTATTCTATTGAAACTATAAAATATGAAGTAATAAAGATATGCACTTTGTTATTACTTATGTGATTTACAGCATTTTAATATCctgagaataaaaatataatgacacACTTCAAAAACAAAGGATCTATTGTTATAAAATGAATAACTAAGATAGTCAAAAAGAGGTGAGagctatgaatatttataaactaTTTCTCATCAATGTTATTTCATGATAACAGAAACATTACTTACAGTGCAAATACTTTACaccttgtcattatctttttaataaAAGAAAGTTCTGAACTAatacattattatatcatttattgTAACAGACAACAGTTACCAGTAACATACAAAACACAGAAATCATCTAAATTAATTTGTAGATTTCCTGCATCAAGCACACAACACAGAACTACATCCAAGCTAATACCAAGAGACCTCTTACAAAATACTAGTTTATGTCTAGTCTTTGGTGATCTCCTTAGTCAGTGAGGAAAGATGCCCTTAATAACTCCTCCCATAATTAAACTAACATCAGTAACAGTACCACACATCCTGTTGAGGAGACACCTAACACAGCATGGTAAAGTAGAAGCTGTGTAACATTGTCTCCTCGCTTGATCCAGACTCTCCCTTTGGAATGGGAGAACCATCACATCCCATAAATACTGGATACTTGGCACAATAAACCGAACTGGAGACTAAGGAGGTAAAGCAGTAGTAACAAACTTGTTGGAAGCAGCtttctatattttgttttcaGTGTCTTCATCTGAAAGATCAATAAATGATTTAGGATGTATTTCTAAATTTCAGATTTTCATGTCAGGGTACTTCTGATAATGCTAATATAGAAAGAATTAACCTATGCAAAAGCTAAAGTTGTTTAATGATAAGAGTTTTTAAGTTTAATATGATTACAATCAACTTAAAAAATCTGCTTACCAAAAGAAGTGACTTTCAAGAGAGGTTTGGCACCGAAGGAATCATTTGGCCTTATAGTCACATCTGCTGGAGGTGCCCATGTTGGCTGGGGTTTGCATAGCTTCTCTATTCTCTGTAAAACATGAAACATTACATAAACAAACTAGTTTCTCTACTTATTTTGTATAAAGAAATCTCCAATATGTACTGACGTGGACCAACCAACTTAAAAAACTTTGGACCAACTGAAATGACTGAAAATGCATGGGGTGGGGTGCAAGGGCGTGTGAGTGCTGGATGAATATTTTTGTGAGCAAAGTCAGCAGAAAGGATGTTGTGTTTGGGCTGGGAAGAGGCAGCAATTTATCTATCATTAATTACTAGTAGGTTATTGGGAATGTCcttatatagaaatatgtgttaCATTAAGTGAAGGGATAATTAATGTACTATATGATACAcattaattataaaaaatgagaaaagtaacTTTGTTTCAGTGAATTCCTATGAAGGGAAGAAATACTAATAGACACTGAGGCTTTCAAGGATGTATGTTCACAAGTACAGATTTGACGATTACCAGATAAGTCAACCAAAGACCAAATGAGCAATATCAACACAAGGGATGACATTCCAGTATGTTcctggcatatatgtatatctctccttTCACAGAAATTttccattaccatttttttcagCAAATAATTACGCTTTACTCAACTGCTTACATCTTTCTCAAAACTTGATTGAGAACGGCCttgaacattaaaaaataaaattaataacagtaaCCAGTCATATATCAGTCATTTACCTCAAGAAGGGAGCCCTTTTCACCAAGGATCTTGTAGATTGCAACGGCAGGAATAAGGGCCACAGATGAGAATGACAGAATCCACCCTAGAACGTTGGCCCATTGTGGGAATTCGTAATCTCCATACTTTACTGGAGTGAAGTCAATCCAAGAGAACACCAAGATTGTCTgtaaattaaaataaacaatacatgaAATTGACAACCTGTTCCAATAAGTGCTTTTGTAAAATGTTCACAATTTATCAGTAAATGCCACAGCTAACAGACTAGTGGAAACCTAATAAATGGCTACCCTGATAGTAATTTAGATATATTTGTCATTTATATCTATTCCGGGAAACAAGCACCGGGACCTGGCAATATGTGAGATGTCTTTTAATAACTTCtactataaaaaaaacagaaaggaagtaggaaggatgtgctcgcatgtgtgtgtttgcagtggTGTAGAGGTCAGGTGAAGCCCAGGGCCAAATCCTTGATTGTATGCCCCAGAGACTCAAGTGCACGGCTTAATACTGAGAATTTTTTTATGAGGaagatattttgaatatataaatgcagatacatgaaataaacactttatctgatttaaatatatttttaataatcacTATCTTATTTCCCTCTGAGTGGATGCAACCCCTCCATATGGATGCCCGatgccacctcctcttcccccccctctgcacaccacaagtgtgtgtatgtgtgtgtatgtgtgtgtgtgtgtgtgtgtgtatgtgtgtgtgtgtgtgtgtgtgtgtgtatgtgtgtgtgtgtgtgtgtgtgtgtgtgtgtgtgtgtgtgtgtgtgtgtgtgtgtgtgtgtgtgtgtgtgtgtgtgtgtgtgtgtgtgtgtgtgtgtgtgtgtttagatagactaatagacagataaatagatagatggaaagacagattgattgatatatgtcGAAAAACCGACAAATTTGTTAAGGCGGCAGCATAGTCACTGGCATCGGAATATCGACTATTCATAACTTATCTATTTCACTCTAAATTCAGCTAAGATCACAGACCAAatcataatacaaaaaagaaataaaaaaaggaagtaaagaaaagaaaagtaaaagtcaGGGCACATTGCCTGAAGAGGTGATATTGcaataaagtcttttttttcccAAGTGCCAAGCTGTCGGAATTGGACACAGTGTATGACAactattaacactctctttggcTAGTAAGAAGAAGGGAATGTTGCAGGGATCAgtgttctatttctttatttacaggGAATGTCCTCAAAAGTtgaggaggacggggtgggggcAGAAGTTAGGTCCGCCTCCCTCCATTCTAGTGTAagcagtcgagagagagagagagagagagagagagagagagagagagagagagagagagagagagagagagagagagagagagagagagagagagagagagagagagagagagagagagagagagagagagagaatatattgatATGAAAGTTGATTCTAAAAACTTACCAGCACAACTAAAGGCATCCCAAACTTCCACACATACTTCCAGAAGAACATGGGGTATGGGTATCTTCCCAACATTGTCTTGATGTCATTGAGGAAGTTGTCTACGCCATATACCCAGGTCACAACCACCACCTATTGGACACAAGAAGAGTTTTTTGTAAGTCCTTCATTTGTGAAAGTTCAACCAAATCAAATATGCTATACATTTTATCACTGTTAAAgtttataatttaaaaaaatagaatacaaaaagAATTAGAAGTATCTAAAACATATTCACAGAGCATAAAAAGTATTACAGCCAACAATttgcttatttctattttttatgatattgtaGTGCATCAAAATCAAGACCAGCTTGCAAGTATTCTGAGAAAATGTCATATGTGTcgactataaaaagaaaaaaaagaagaagaagaaaaaaaaagaaatgcatttaCCTCTGCCATCCCGACCATAAGTGCAGAGAAGGTAGACGAATATGAATCCATCATTTGAAGAACGTACATCCCTCCTTTGGTGGCCATGGAGAGCCCTACAGTAAACATCACGAGGCAGGAACACAGCAGGGCCCACCTGTGACGTAAGGTGAGAGGATTATTTCTGATCATGCTGGTGGAAATGTAATTACTCGATGATCCATATCCACACACAACTCAGGAGTTACAAGAAATATTTGGTACACAGAAGATAATTGTGACTTAGAATGTTTATGACAGGTGATATTTAGAAATTAATAAAAGGCAATACAGTAATTCCATACAATCCTTTGGTATGACAGAACAGTTTGGTACAGCTCTGTGTTCAGTGGACACTCTCCATCAAGAGGGATGAGAACAATCGTTTATTTTCCTTGAGTAGAATGTCATGATTAATGGTCTGAATAAGCAGCAGCAGTGTTTACTACTTAGCCATTGGAGTGTGAGAAAGCCATCGGTAAGGACAACTGGCTACCAGAGCCAGGCTGAGGCATGTCACTCCAGTGGAAAAGTGGTAACCACTGCCTTTACAAGCAATCATAAATATTTAATGACATAGTAATATCCGTGCTAACATTTCTGGTCTCCTGCAGTTGTTGCATACTTGATGCTTGTGCAGGGGAGAGAAATGGTGATCATTGATTAAAATGAGGAAAAGGCCTTCTAGCCAGGTGCTCCAGAGGCTGATTGACACCCTGCCATGAATGAAGGGTTAGTCACACATAAAGTAACATACCACAAGTGAGTGCATCCCACAATACTGTTAATAAATACATGGTTGGGATGGTAAGTTGCCGCTGAGGTGATGGTGGGTTGACTCACTTGAAGTTCTTGCCGCGCAGGGCTGGGAAGTCAtcagtaatggtggtgatgatggtggttaggATAGTAAACTGCGTGCCAAGACCCAGAGTCAGCAACATGGCGAAGAACAAGATGGACCACACCGGCGACAGAGGTAGGCGGGCCACGGCCTCGGGGTAAGCCACGAACGCCAGGCCCGCTCCTAGAACGTGCATAAAACGACTCCACATCAGATCTTGTTGCGGAGAAATGCTACCCTACTAGTGACGGTGAAGTGACGGCCTCAAAGGCACTTGCACGCCAAACGATTGGCATATCGATGAAGCgacttatatataaatggatcTAGGGACTGGAAATTTTCATGGTTTCCAGAGGGCTTAGGAATAACGCAGATGACGAGGATTTacatataataattttcattctgcTGAATACTTAAAATGTACATTAAAACAATGGTACTTACATCAGCAATCAGTGCTAAGCGTGcaataaaaaagacacaaaatacGCACCAAGAAAGTAAAGAATAATTATGTGAAGTGTGTCAGAGTATACTGGATGCTGATTTCTTATGATTCTGAATCTGTGTTCATTCTGTTCCAATCACACTTACCGTGCCTCATATTTGGATTTTTCTCTCAAATTGCCAAATACAGCACCAATAACTTTCTAAACCATATAGAACATAGTCTCTGGATTGGGAACTTACCTCTACTAATCCTCGCAACAAAAGGACCTGTAAATTCTAGATATAACAACAATAGTCTACCAACTCACATTGCGAGAAGAGGTTCACTGGAGACTTGAACCAAATAACATGGATCTGGAAAAATCTATACATACCCATCCACTCCATTATTTGTGTTTAGCATGTGCAGTGGGAACATAGACCAAAGCTACTTAGAAAACATTAAGATTTCATGATGTATATATCCTCTGGATTCTGGTAATGAGATTAGAATGAAAGATTAAATCATTCAAATTGTGACTGTAAAAGGTGTTTGATATATTCCATTACATTAAATGAAAACTCTCTGACAATGATTCAAATGTTACTTGactttggtattatttttttgtaagtcTGATGTAGTGAAAGCaagagtaatgatgttgatgaatgTTTAAACCAATGACTTACTGTACCACTTATAAAATATGGAGACCGTGAGTGAGAGTGGTGGTTCACATGTCAGCACAAAGGTTTACATAATGTGCTTTAGAATTTTTAGAATCGCTTCTGAAGGCATGactgtaaagaaaaataacactgcAATGTGTTTTTGACCACTTGAGGAGCACTTTCTTTTTATGAAAGACATATGAACCAAATTTCCTTGCAGACAGGGAGAGACTGAGTGCTTAGCATTTCTTTTGAATGATCAAAGCTGCTAACAATATGGATTATGATCTAGTTATTAAGATACCTTCAAAGTCAAATTATGCAGCAGTCAGTCTCACGATGTTGGTATCTCCATAATGAATCTTTGAACACAAGCAATGCAACCATAACGGATTCGGCATTTTCACTCAAGTGGGTAAAACAGACGAAGATGGTTTAATTTTCATCGTCTTCCTCTATTGTACGCCCCCTGAATGGAGCCTCGTGCCGTCACGGGAAACCAATTCGGTTTAGCGACTCTGATGCgttgaaaaaaaagaagtccACTATGGACTGAGATCTGTTTATGGAAGATGCCAGCACCTAGTTATCTGCAGGATATGCTAACCCTGCTGAAGACTGAGGAAGGTTGTGTAACTCTAAAAGTCACTTACCCTGCACAGCAACCTTTTCAACAGGCACGCCGAGTTCGTGAGCCATGAAGCCAATGATACCGAAGATCACAAAACCAGCAAAGAAGCTCGTGAGACAGTTACCAATGGATACCACAAATGCATCCCTGAAAGTGGATTGGTAAAATTTAGATTCCACTGTGGAAATTACACATCATAAGTATTATAATACCTATAGAGGTTAAACAATACATGTATCAGAAACTGCATTTCCACTGTTGAGATTTCCCTTTACATCCTAACACATTTAGCAAACAAAAGGTATATTCTTCACTTTTCCGTCTTTACAAATGTCAAAAAATTAATCATGTACGAGCTAGAGCACATGAGACATTACTTGCCTGTAACAGTTATTGTTGAATTTGTTGTATGATGCGAGGGTGATGAGGCCGCCCCAGCACGGAGATAAACTGAAGAAGATCTGGATTGCAGCATCGCCCCAAACCTATTATAAGAGAGGATACAGACTGTGTCACCAATGGTAATAAATGGTGCTATTACTTTTACATTATTCAAACGAGACAACTATTCCCTGAGCAAAAAGTTTAAATAATCAAAATAGTTTATGCATGTGGCTCCTATCTTTCCGACTCTGTATAACAGTTCAAATTAATACAactgaggaaatgaaagagaagaaaaactcaCTGATGGCGTCCGAATCTTGTCCCAGTTTGGTGTGAGATAGAATCTAATGCCATCCATATATCCTGGAAGAGTGGCTGCTCTCACCAGTAGCACAATGAGGATAAGATAAGGGAAGGTTGCTGTGAAGTAGACAGCCTGTAAAGTTAAAAGTAAAGTATCATGAATTATATGCGTTATATCATTACATGCATTACATCATGTCTTATTCcacctgtattatcattattatccttatcattattatttcacatCATCAGAGCTACGAATTcaaaacaccacacacaaaactGTCACTACTATCACCGCCCGTAATAGACACCCACGTACCTTTCCAAAGGTTTCAACCCCTTTGATGAGCACGAAATACACGATGACCCAGGCCACAAAAAGAGCGATGACGACATTGCCTTGGAAGCCCCCCATGTCGTGAAGACCATCGGTGATGTCTAACACGTGGTTGCTGAAAGACAGGTGTGTTCTCAGTAAAGCACATCTAAAACCCTATTAATGAGTGTGATATAATCAGTAAAGCACATTTAAAACCCTAGTAATGAGTGTGATATAATCAGTAAAGCACATTTAAAACCCTATTAATGAGTGTGATATAATCAGTAAATCACGTTTAAACCCTATTAATGAGTGTGATATCAGTAAAGCACGTTTCAACCCTAGTAATGAGTGTGATATAATCAGTAAAGCACGTTTAAAACCCTATTAATGTGTGTGATATCAGTAAAGCACGTTTAAAACCCTAGTAATGAGTGTGATATAATCAGTAAAGCACGTTTAAAACCCTAGTAACGGGTGTGTTATAACCAGTTATATCTAGCACTGCTGATTATATCATGATCAAGTGCACTTAACATTTTTCAAAACATTTCTCTCTGCAAACCATGTACAGGAAGGCCCACTGCCACACAACACATCTCAAGCCAGCAGAccattcaaaaaaatatatacaaatcggGATAGGCTTACTGGAAGAACTCATCGGCGGGACTCTTAAGGTTGCTGAGGGACTTGTTAAGGGCATTCCAGTCCTTATCTGTCACCATATCAGGGAAGACGCAATTTCCTGTCACGTTCATCAAGCCGCCAGCTAATGTGCAATTTTTGGAGTTGAATTCCTTGCAGactgaagagagaaaaggatgctCTTTAAGTATCACCGTATTTCATCATTCTgtgattacaaaaataaatatatataaaaataaatatatatctaataagtCTACGGTTGTTGGAGAGCTCTCGAGATTATTTACGGAAAAGACAAACCCAACAGGAAAAAATCCAAAGGGGAACTCACACTCTGAGCTCCACTCATCGTTGCAGCTCGTccaagggagtgtgtgtgtgaaggaggagTAGATGTAGTAGATGGCCCATGAGAGGACGACGTTGTAGTAGCACCCGATGTAGAAACTGATCATGAACATTGCATAACCAATACCTGCAAGGCGAGGAAGCTGTTAGTCAGGTTtagtctcactcactctcactcaaactcacactcacatttacactcacacaaacacacacacacgcttgaaaAAAGTGACGTTTCGAGCCCGTCacaagttcctcatcagacgtaTTAAAAACAGAAGGAAATCATTCCATCATCTTTCATTTTCGTTGGTAACTGTATATACCCGATGAGGAAATATTGACGAGTTCGAAAAGTCGCGTTTTAATGCCCTATTGTTGCAGTGCTTAATTCTATCTCTTCagttttgtatatgcatatatggata harbors:
- the LOC113817901 gene encoding sodium- and chloride-dependent glycine transporter 1 isoform X3, whose translation is MEEKKYNINIDNRDLEDHEECEAVEVSDAVGGPRQKWGRQIEFILSSLSYAVGLGNIWRFPYLCYRNGGGAFLIPYGIMLMVCGMPLMFFELCLGQFGREGPITVWKVCPLFQGIGYAMFMISFYIGCYYNVVLSWAIYYIYSSFTHTLPWTSCNDEWSSEFCKEFNSKNCTLAGGLMNVTGNCVFPDMVTDKDWNALNKSLSNLKSPADEFFHNHVLDITDGLHDMGGFQGNVVIALFVAWVIVYFVLIKGVETFGKAVYFTATFPYLILIVLLVRAATLPGYMDGIRFYLTPNWDKIRTPSVWGDAAIQIFFSLSPCWGGLITLASYNKFNNNCYRDAFVVSIGNCLTSFFAGFVIFGIIGFMAHELGVPVEKVAVQGAGLAFVAYPEAVARLPLSPVWSILFFAMLLTLGLGTQFTILTTIITTITDDFPALRGKNFKWALLCSCLVMFTVGLSMATKGGMYVLQMMDSYSSTFSALMVGMAEVVVVTWVYGVDNFLNDIKTMLGRYPYPMFFWKYVWKFGMPLVVLTILVFSWIDFTPVKYGDYEFPQWANVLGWILSFSSVALIPAVAIYKILGEKGSLLERIEKLCKPQPTWAPPADVTIRPNDSFGAKPLLKVTSFDEDTENKI
- the LOC113817901 gene encoding sodium- and chloride-dependent glycine transporter 1 isoform X1, which codes for MFPYVASDSQPATPIRRGILHAYENLDFDTCDLNVPDHHAEASECEAVEVSDAVGGPRQKWGRQIEFILSSLSYAVGLGNIWRFPYLCYRNGGGAFLIPYGIMLMVCGMPLMFFELCLGQFGREGPITVWKVCPLFQGIGYAMFMISFYIGCYYNVVLSWAIYYIYSSFTHTLPWTSCNDEWSSEFCKEFNSKNCTLAGGLMNVTGNCVFPDMVTDKDWNALNKSLSNLKSPADEFFHNHVLDITDGLHDMGGFQGNVVIALFVAWVIVYFVLIKGVETFGKAVYFTATFPYLILIVLLVRAATLPGYMDGIRFYLTPNWDKIRTPSVWGDAAIQIFFSLSPCWGGLITLASYNKFNNNCYRDAFVVSIGNCLTSFFAGFVIFGIIGFMAHELGVPVEKVAVQGAGLAFVAYPEAVARLPLSPVWSILFFAMLLTLGLGTQFTILTTIITTITDDFPALRGKNFKWALLCSCLVMFTVGLSMATKGGMYVLQMMDSYSSTFSALMVGMAEVVVVTWVYGVDNFLNDIKTMLGRYPYPMFFWKYVWKFGMPLVVLTILVFSWIDFTPVKYGDYEFPQWANVLGWILSFSSVALIPAVAIYKILGEKGSLLERIEKLCKPQPTWAPPADVTIRPNDSFGAKPLLKVTSFDEDTENKI
- the LOC113817901 gene encoding sodium- and chloride-dependent glycine transporter 1 isoform X2; protein product: MKEQTTCAAGADLNDPEAPIASTAAKKECEAVEVSDAVGGPRQKWGRQIEFILSSLSYAVGLGNIWRFPYLCYRNGGGAFLIPYGIMLMVCGMPLMFFELCLGQFGREGPITVWKVCPLFQGIGYAMFMISFYIGCYYNVVLSWAIYYIYSSFTHTLPWTSCNDEWSSEFCKEFNSKNCTLAGGLMNVTGNCVFPDMVTDKDWNALNKSLSNLKSPADEFFHNHVLDITDGLHDMGGFQGNVVIALFVAWVIVYFVLIKGVETFGKAVYFTATFPYLILIVLLVRAATLPGYMDGIRFYLTPNWDKIRTPSVWGDAAIQIFFSLSPCWGGLITLASYNKFNNNCYRDAFVVSIGNCLTSFFAGFVIFGIIGFMAHELGVPVEKVAVQGAGLAFVAYPEAVARLPLSPVWSILFFAMLLTLGLGTQFTILTTIITTITDDFPALRGKNFKWALLCSCLVMFTVGLSMATKGGMYVLQMMDSYSSTFSALMVGMAEVVVVTWVYGVDNFLNDIKTMLGRYPYPMFFWKYVWKFGMPLVVLTILVFSWIDFTPVKYGDYEFPQWANVLGWILSFSSVALIPAVAIYKILGEKGSLLERIEKLCKPQPTWAPPADVTIRPNDSFGAKPLLKVTSFDEDTENKI